Proteins encoded in a region of the Aquila chrysaetos chrysaetos chromosome 25, bAquChr1.4, whole genome shotgun sequence genome:
- the NPTX2 gene encoding neuronal pentraxin-2 — protein MLAVVAGLLLALAAGGRGSAAGDQESPPGSRFVCTSLPLDAAGAGCPVPMQGGALPPEEELKATVLQLRETVLQQKETIGSQREAIRELTGKLSRCESADGKSAAGTWKKELGKGKDTMGDLPRDPAQVIDQLSRTMQTLKDRLESLEHQLRANVSYAALPNDLREMLQRRLGDLERQLLSKVAELEDEKSLLHNETSAHRQKTETALNALLERVSELEKGNSAFKSPDEFKVSLPLRTNYLYGKIKKTLPELYAFTVCLWLRSSASPGIGTPFSYAVPGQANEIVLIEWGNNPIELLINDKVAQLPLFISDGKWHHICITWTTRDGMWEAFQDGEKLGTGENLAPWHPIKPGGVLILGQEQDTVGGRFDATQAFVGEMSQFNIWDRVLKAEDIMNIANCSTNMPGNIIPWVDNNVDVFGGATKWPVETCEERLLDL, from the exons ATGTTGGCTGTGGTCGCCGGGCTCCTGCTCGCCCTAGCCGCGGGCGGCCGGGGGTCGGCGGCGGGGGACCAGGAGAGCCCGCCGGGGAGCCGCTTCGTGTGCACCTCGCTGCCGCTGGACGCCGCCGGCGCGGGCTGCCCGGTGCCCATGCAGGGCGGCGCGCTGCCCCCCGAGGAGGAGCTGAAAGCCACGGTGCTGCAGCTGCGGGAGACCGTCCTGCAGCAGAAGGAGACCATCGGGAGCCAGCGGGAGGCCATCCGGGAGCTCACCGGTAAGCTGAGCCGCTGCGAGAGCGCCGACGGCAAGTCCGCCGCGGGAACGTGGAAGAAGGAGCTGGGCAAGGGCAAGGACACTATGGGCGACCTGCCGCGGGACCCGGCGCAGGTCATCGACCAGCTGAGCCGCACCATGCAGACTCTGAAGGACCGGCTGGAGAGCCTGGAG CACCAACTCCGAGCCAATGTGTCATATGCAGCACTGCCTAATGACCTCCGAGAGATGCTTCAGCGGAGGCTTGGAGACCTGGAACGCCAACTCCTGAGCAAAGTGGCTGAGCTTGAGGATGAAAAGTCTTTGCTTCATAATGAGACGTCAGCCCATCGGCAGAAGACAGAGACAGCCTTGAACGCATTGCTAGAAAGAGTGTCTGAACTAGAAAAAG GTAACAGTGCATTTAAGTCACCTGATGAATTCAAAGTCTCCCTTCCTCTTCGCACAAACTACTTATATGGGAAGATCAAGAAGACTCTGCCAGAGCTGTATGCTTTTACTGTATGCTTGTGGTTGAGATCAAGTGCTTCTCCTGGAATTGGCACTCCATTCTCATATGCTGTTCCTGGGCAGGCTAATGAAATTGTCCTCATAGAATGGGGGAATAATCCAATTGAACTGCTAATTAACGATAAG GTTGCCCAGCTCCCTCTCTTCATTAGTGATGGAAAATGGCATCATATCTGTATAACGTGGACAACCAGAGATGGAATGTGGGAGGCTTTTCAGGATGGAGAGAAGCTTGGCACTGGGGAGAATCTTGCTCCTTGGCACCCAATTAAACCTGGAGGTGTCCTGATCCTGGGTCAGGAACAG GACACAGTAGGAGGAAGATTTGATGCAACTCAAGCCTTCGTTGGGGAGATGAGCCAGTTCAATATATGGGACAGGGTCTTAAAAGCTGAAGACATCATGAATATTGCTAACTGCTCTACCAACATGCCTGGCAACATCATACCCTGGGTTGACAACAACGTTGATGTGTTTGGAGGTGCTACTAAATGGCCTGTGGAGACATGTGAAGAGCGTCTGCTAGATTTATAG